The Labrus mixtus chromosome 16, fLabMix1.1, whole genome shotgun sequence genome window below encodes:
- the zc3h12ab gene encoding endoribonuclease ZC3H12A — translation MYSGESDPSSDPKFLETQLVFFHKLGYSTTQVRDVQQKFGRSLDRDKVLGELVRIGATQKAKQGPVTTISVLVPKADMTTWGPTMQLPVAAPSPPKEDSGEDEDALRPVVIDGSNVAMSHGNKEVFSCLGIQLTVNFFLERGHTEITVFVPSWRKEQPRPDVPITDQHILRDLEKRKILVFTPSRRVGGKRVVCNDDCFIVKEAYESDGIIVSNDMYRDLQVEKPNWKRFIDERLLMYSFVNNKFMPPDDPLGRHGPTLENFLRRIPKNQKKKTCPYGKKCTYGIKCKYDHPKRAYQSNHSVADEPKYNAKQPSTAQKHSSARSSHVPGQSLALVEEMAKKLTLGPESSSLKKEPRNETSVQVKASHPSGKRSTPRKEKTSHKSSSDQNLTRHSGSQEQLDSGLGSIDSQQMEALWSNCDNKYGSSQHSHNARQQYSAPCSCEYHGPANQGTTSAFQLHNQNYGSDMIPYGQLPYSGYAAYPVSMPVYREQTDFQHSRVHGSQQQYWSDPFGAHCRPARECSHWETPRGKPTIPGNVGEEREVVRKKLLAIFSAQLVDTAMNMFPQQMDPQKMVAEILVLQSQNSSLR, via the exons ATGTATTCCGGCGAATCCGACCCCTCCTCTGACCCCAAGTTCCTCGAAACCCAGCTGGTCTTCTTTCACAAGCTCGGGTACTCCACGACTCAGGTCCGGGACGTTCAGCAAAAGTTTGGCCGCAGTCTGGACAGGGACAAAGTCCTGGGTGAGCTGGTTAGGATCGGGGCCACTCAGAAGGCCAAGCAGGGGCCGGTGACCACCATATCGGTACTGGTGCCCAAAGCGGACATGACGACTTGGGGCCCCACGATGCAGCTTCCTGTTGCTGCACCATCTCCTCCGAAAGAAGACAGTGGAGAGGATGAAGACGCTCTCAGACCAGTGGTTATAGACGGGAGCAATGTGGCCATGAG CCATGGGAACAAGGAAGTTTTCTCATGTCTGGGAATCCAGCTGACGGTGAACTTCTTCCTGGAAAGAGGCCACACTGAAATCACCGTGTTTGTTCCCTCGTGGAGGAAAGAGCAGCCCCGACCAGATGTTCCAATCACAG ATCAGCACATTCTTCGAGACCTGGAGAAGAGAAAGATTCTGGTGTTCACCCCGTCGCGACGCGTCGGAGGTAAACGGGTGGTCTGTAACGATGACTGCTTCATTGTCAAGGAGGCCTACGAGTCAGACGGCATCATCGTGTCCAACGACATGTACCGGGACCTGCAGGTCGAGAAGCCGAACTGGAAGCGCTTCATTGACGAGAGGCTGCTCATGTACTCCTTTGTCAATAACAA GTTTATGCCTCCTGATGATCCTCTGGGCCGCCATGGACCGACACTTGAGAACTTTCTGCGAAGGATTCCAAagaaccagaaaaaaaagacatgcccTTATG GAAAGAAATGTACGTATGGAATCAAGTGTAAATATGACCACCCTAAGAGAGCCTACCAGTCAAACCACTCCGTTGCCGATGAGCCTAAGTACAACGCTAAGCAGCCCTCCACTGCTCAGAAACATTCATCAGCTCGCTCTAGTCATGTGCCTGGACAGAGCCTCGCGTTGGTGGAAGAAATGGCAAAGAAACTGACTCTAGGACCTGAGAGCAGCTCCTTAAAGAAAGAGCCCAGAAATGAAACTAGTGTTCAGGTGAAGGCCAGTCATCCGTCTGGCAAGAGGTCCACGCCTAGAAAGGAGAAGACGAGCCACAAGTCGTCTTCTGATCAGAACCTAACGCGGCATAGTGGGTCTCAGGAGCAGCTGGACTCTGGTTTAGGCTCTATAGACAGTCAGCAAATGGAGGCTCTTTGGAGTAATTGCGATAACAAGTATGGGAGCTCTCAGCATTCCCACAATGCAAGACAGCAGTACTCTGCACCATGCAGCTGCGAATATCATGGCCCTGCCAATCAGGGAACTACATCAGCTTTCCAGCTCCACAACCAGAACTACGGCTCTGATATGATTCCCTATGGTCAGCTCCCTTACTCCGGCTACGCAGCGTATCCAGTCAGCATGCCCGTGTATAGAGAACAAACTGATTTCCAGCACAGCAGAGTTCATGGCAGCCAGCAGCAGTACTGGTCGGATCCGTTTGGGGCTCATTGTAGACCAGCGAGGGAGTGCTCACATTGGGAGACTCCTCGGGGGAAACCAACGATTCCTGGTAATGtcggggaggagagagaagttGTCCGCAAGAAGCTCCTCGCTATCTTCAGTGCCCAGCTGGTGGACACAGCCATGAACATGTTTCCTCAGCAGATGGACCCGCAGAAGATGGTGGCCGAGATCCTCGTGCTGCAGAGTCAGAACAGCTCGCTAAGATGA
- the smim13 gene encoding small integral membrane protein 13 — MWQSVGLTLLVIVATLVCALLFMLFGWYVVWQLFLSKFKFLRELLGDASTPPAEPQPSETKSERTATAPTRTRPRTARQRVATAEST, encoded by the exons ATGTGGCAAAGTGTCGGGCTCACACTGCTGGTCATTGTGGCCACACTTGTCTGCGCGCTGCTCTTCATGCTGTTCG gtTGGTATGTAGTCTGGCAGCTCTTCTTATCCAAGTTCAAGTTCCTGCGCGAACTCCTCGGCGACGCCAGCACCCCGCCGGCCGAACCGCAGCCGTCCGAAACCAAGAGTGAACGAACGGCGACCGCCCCGACGAGGACTCGGCCCAGGACCGCACGCCAAAGAGTCGCCACTGCAGAAAGCACTTAA